Part of the Sphaerochaeta associata genome is shown below.
TGCCACGAAGTATCGGTTTATCAACTAGATGAATCGGCCTGCAGGCACATCGAACAAGGATCCCAGCTTAAGGGCCATAGCCCTGCTTATGGGTTTGATCCCGTTCTCCATGTTGGATACAAACTGCTTGGAGATTCCCAGCTTGCTGCCAAGCTCGGTCTGATTCATATGGGCAAGCCTCCGGTAGAAACGCAAGTTGCCTCCTGGAGTCTCTTCGGCCTTCGACTCCTTGTACCAAGCCATTTCTTGAACTTCCATCAAGGTATCTTCTTCCTCCTCAAATTCTATATGCATATAGTTTTTATATTCAGAGGAGAGAGAATCCAGAAGATGTTTAGGAATTTTCCCCGAGACAGTGAAATTAATAGGGGGCTTTTTCACGACTACCAACATATAGTACCTCCACAATCCATGTGTCTTTTTCACATCGCCAACATGCTACCCAATGATACGCAAGATGGCAATGATACGTTTATTTTCCCAATGCACTAAAATTATGATACTTCGGTTGCACCGGGCCAGTCTCCTTAATATCGTCAATCAAATGCCGTAACGTTTCTTTGGCATTTTTTGGCATTTCCCTAATTACTTTGCTGAACTTGGATGACATTTTTATGATGTAGTTCACACATAGATAGTACTATAAAATATATTACATTGCAAGTGATTTCCCATAGCTTGACATATACCCTCAGGGAATGTCTTTTTTCACATCCTAAGATGAAAGCATATTTATAAATTCCCTATCGAGTACTTATCAGAAAGAAAATTGATTCCTTACATTGCTAAGAGTTAATGTATCATTCATAGTGGAATCTCACCGTTCTGGTATCCTCTTCCTTCCCTGTTTTCTCTGAGAGAGGGGAGTAGAGCTCGGGCCTGCGGGCCTTCATCCATCGTCTGCCATTGCTTGAGGGAAGCAATGAAGCATCCAACTCAGCAATAACCATATCCTGCTCGATCGCTTTTGACTCTGTAAGTATCTCTCCGTAGGGGTCGAGGATCATGGCATTGCCGGTACGTACCTCATCGTCATCCCTTCCAACCCCGTTGCTGAAGATTAGGAACATGCCGTTGTCATGGGCACGGGAGGGAAGCCAGCGCATCAACCACTGTCGGCCCTTAGGGCCTTGGAACTCAGAGAGGAGCTCTGCTTCTTTTGTTGAACGCTCCTCCCACAGTGCAACATCGATTCGCTTCATACCCTTCGGACTAGCAGAGTTGCACCCGCCTGTCTGGTGGGGGGCGAGCAGCACCTCAGCCCCCAGAAGGGCCGTGATGCGGGCATTCTCCACGATGTTGTTATCGTAGCAGGTAAGTACTCCCAACCTCACTCCCTCTGGAATGTCGAAGACGGTGTAGGAGGACCCGCTTTGCATATGGGCGCTGATGAAGGTATGCAGTTTTCTGTGTGTGTGGACAGTGCCGTCGCTGAGCGTCACGACATAGGAATTGTAGAGCTCGCCTTGCTCTGAAATTTCAATCAACCCCGCTCCGATGGTCATGCCATATTGCAGGGAAAGACTCCTCAGATAGTGGACCGATGAACCGGATGGAACTGGTTCTGCAAGGTCTATGATCTCTTCTTTGCTGAGATTGCGCACATGCCAGTAACCGGTGATGCACATCTCGGGAAAGACGATGAGGTTGACTCCTTTGTTTGCTGCCTGCTCTACAAAGTGTGTAATGGTCTTCAGGTTTGCCTGCTTGTCCCCCGCCTTATGCCGGAACTGTACGCTCGCTGCCTTGATGTTGTGCATGAAATCCTCCGCAAAAACTATACCACGGAATTGTTGCCACACTTCATTGTAAAATCCAAAGAAGGTGGTAGGCTGAAGGGCGGAGGTGAAAACACCATGCTTGGCAAATGTAATCTTCATTCTCTGGATACAAGAATCAAGGTCCCATCATACGATCGAACAACGCTCGAGCCGCATATCGTGCATCTGGGCCTCGGGCACTTTCATCGCTCGCACTTCTGTTACTATCTGCACCAACTTTTAGAGCAAGGAGTGACGGACTGGGGCATCGAGGAGATTGATCTTGTCCCCTCCCATACAGACGAGATTGCTAAAAAGCAGGAGTATCTGTACACCCTCTGCAGCAGAGACCCTGCCGGAGGCCGACAGATGACGGTCATCGAGTGCATCCTTGGCTATACCAAGGGGTGGGAGGACAAGAGACAAGCCATCGCTCTGATGAAGCGGCCTCAGACAAAACTCATCACACTCACCATCACTGAAAAGGGATATTGCTACGACAACCACACCCAGGCCCTGGACTGGCAGCACCCCCTGTTGCAGCACGACCTGCATAGTCCCCAGGATCCACAGTCGGCGATAGGATACCTTTCGCTCGCCCTGTTTGAGCGTTGCCAAGAGAACAGGGAGAAGCTCACCATCGCCTCGTGCGACAACATTCCCTCCAACGGGTATGTGTTGAAACGGTGCATCCTCCAATATTGCTCCAAGGCATTTCCATCCATTGTACCGTGGATTGAACAAAAGGTTGCTTTCCCTCTATCCATGGTGGATAGGATTACCCCCAGCACCAAGACCGAGGATATTCAGTTTGTAGAGAGGGAGTATGGTTTGAGGGATGAGTGGCTGGTGGTCAGTGAAGACTTCTTGCAGTGGGTGATCGAGCCAAGAGGCTTGGATGGGCTCCCTCCCTTTGAGAAGGCGGGTGCCTTGGTCACCAAGGATGTTGAGGCCTTTGAGACGATGAAGATCAGGCTGCTCAACGGCAGCCACTCCGCCTTGGCGTATCCGGCCCTCCTGTCGGGGTATGCCTATGTGGATGAGGCTCTCGCTGATGCAACGCTCCGGTCGTTCATCCGGGATCGCTACATGTGTGAAGTAGGGGATACGCTGCTTCCCATCCCCGGCTACGACTTCGAGGCATACAAGGACCAGCTGATCGAACGCTTTTCCAATCCGTATTGCAGCGATACGCTGCTGCGCCTTGCCCAGGACGGTTCCAAGAAATTCGCCAATGCCCTGGTTCCAGCACTCAGGATTGCTTTGGAGAAAGGCCTGCCTCACAAGGTGATGGTCTGTACGCTCGCCCTGTGGGCTCATTTCCTACGTAGGCATGCGTCGTTGGTTGATGACCAGGCTTGTGAAGCTCTTATAAAGGCCGTTTCACTGCTGGATTTAGACGTGAAACCGTTCTTTGGCCTCATCGGGCTTGCAGGTGAGCAGTATGATGTCCTTCAGCCTTTGTTTCAGTCATATCTTGCATTGATTGAAACCGAAGGAGTGAAGCATGTATTGACTCACTTTCAAAGTTAGTTTTGATTCGCTTGGAAGGTGTTGCAGAGAACCGGAAGCTGTGGGACAATCAAGGGAGTTTGGGGGGACAGACATGCATTTGACCATTGCGGGAACCGGGTATGTAGGATTGGTGGCAGGCGTGTGCTTTGCCAAGGTAGGGCACCATGTAACGTGTGTGGATATCGACGAGAAGAAGGTGGAGATGCTGAACAAAGGCCTCAGCCCCATCTACGAGACTGATTTGCAAGAGTATCTGCAGGAAGGTCTGGAGAAGGGCCTTTTGCACTTTACCACCAACTACCAAGAGGCGTATAGGAATCCCGATGTCATCTTCATCGGCGTCGGCACTCCCGAGCTTCCCGACGGATCGGCCAACCTGAGTTACGTAGCTTCAGTTGCCCGCCAGATTGCCGAAAACGTCGAACGAGACTGCCTGGTCGTTGTGAAGTCCACCGTTCCGGTTGGCACGAACGACAAGGTCGAGCAGTTCATCAAGGACTCCTTGGTCCATCCGGTGCGTATCGAAGTTGCCTCAAATCCTGAGTTCCTCGCCCAGGGCACCGCAGTGCATGACATGATGCATGCACAGCGCATCGTCATCGGGGTGGAGGACAAGCATGCAGAAGGATTCCTGCGTGAACTCTATAAGCCCTTCAACCTGCCTGTGGTTGCAGTCAGCAGACGCAGTGCCGAGATGACTAAGTATGCAGCCAACGACTTTCTTGCATTGAAAATTTCCTACATGAACGATTTGGCGAACCTTTGTGAACTCGTCGGAGCCAACATCGAGGACGTGGCATTGGGCATGTCCTATGACGAACGCATCGGCTCACGCTTCTTGAAAGCCGGCATCGGCTATGGCGGCAGTTGCTTCCCCAAGGACACCAAGGCGTTGCAGTATCTGGCAACCCAGTACGGCTACAACCTCAGGACCGTGAGTGCTGCAGTGGATGTGAACAACGAGCAGCGCTACAAGCTCTATCGCAAGGCCTGCAATCGTATGATCACCTTCAACGGCATCAAGGTGGCGGTGCTTGGTTTGGCCTTCAAGGCAGGTACCGATGACCTGAGGGAGTCGCCTTCCATCTATAATATCCCGCTTCTCTTGGATCAGGGCGCGTTAATCACTGCCTTCGACCCTGTTGCAGAGGAGAACTGCAAGCGCCAGTACCAATTTGAGATGCAGTATGCCTCGAGTGTCGAACAAGCGCTTACCGGTTCCCAGGTCTGCTTCATCTTTACCGATTGGCCTGAGATCCGAAGCCTTTCTCCCTCGGTCTTCAAACAGCTCATGCGCACACCTCTGGTCTACGACGGAAGGAACCTCTTCAACCCCAGGGCCATGTTGGAAGCCGGGGTGGAGTATTACAGCATCGGGCGCTGACATGAGTGAGAATACGCGACCCTTTCATGGAGTAATAAGCTCTATTCAACCAAGAATAAGGCTCAATCGGTCCTTTGACCAATCTTGGCACAGCTACCTTGGCTATGCCCTGACCATCGTTGAGGCAGAGGGAACTCCCTTGCTGGTAGGCATCAGTGAGAAGCTACAGGAAAAGCATCAGTTGAGGGTTGGCATGGCAGTATCAGGCTGTTGCAAGCCAGTGGAAGACAGCAAGTTGGAGAGCGTGGACTACTACCGGGTAACCGGCTTCAAGGTGTTTGAAGCCGAATCAGAGCAACCTGTTCCTCCGTCGTTGGAGAACTATCGCCAGCGGGGTCCTAGACGCCTTGCTGCCAAAACGTACGAAACGGCATGTACATCTTGTATGTGGGGTTGCAGGATGGCAGTTGAAATCATCGTCGACCAGTGGAAGCCCTGGATCCGCAAATATCGCACGGAGACCTTCTGTTATGGTCCCAAATCATGCAAAAACTACCGTCCCGGTCCCAATCGCCGTGTAACCGGAAGAAACAAAATGGTGTACATTGAAGAGGATTGGGTGGATGAGATGCTGACAGAACACAGAGGTGAGGACGAATGACAAAGAAAAGGGCCTCTCGCCTGTGCGAAAGACCCTTGTTTGTCACGTCTCTTGTATAGTGCATTATCGCAGTGCAAACTCCACCATGTGCTGTTTTGCTCCAGCGATATTTCCCTTGCTCATCGCCTTCTTCACCTTCAGAAGAATTTTCCTTCCTTCAGCTTCGGAGAGCGTGTTGCCCTCAAGCGTCTGTGCCAGATTGATGCTCAAGTCCAGTACGCCGTAGGCAGCTTCAATATTTCCCCGCTGGATGTTCTCGATCAAGGCTGAGTCGAGCATATCAAGCAGGAAAGGGGTGGTGACCAATGTGTGCTCTTCCTTGAGCAACGTTGCATCGTGTGGTGTATATCGTATCATAGGCTGGTATCCTTTATCAGGGGTTTCATTTTCCCTTTACGGTAATATCGCCATAAACGCTTATATTTTCAAGTAGTAGCAGTGCGTGTTGCTCTCCTCTCCGACCAGCGTAACCATTTCACTCTGTCCATCGCGGCTTTGGGAGTAGCTGATGGTAATCGGCAGCGCATCCCCCTCATAGTACATTGCAAAGCCTCCATCCTCGTCAAATACAAGTCTACCGAACAGGACGGCCCGATTGGTTGCCGTCAGGGTCATCTCAAGCTCACTAGCCTGTACAACGGCATTGCCGAATGAGATTTCCTTCAAAGAGAGGCCGAATAACTCCGGCAGGACCGGAATTCCCTCGGTGTCATCGATCTCCCATCGATTGCCCGCAAGACGGGAGACTACATCGATTGCCTCTTCGATGGTAGGCTCCTCGAAGACAGGTTGGTAGCTGCAGCCGTAGCACCCGAAGGTGAAAATAAAGAGCAACACCAAGGCAAACGTGGCCAGGATTGCAATCTTGGGTTTTGAGAGCTTCTCGTTCTGTTTCTTTTCTTCCATAGAGTCCTCCTATTCGACCAATCATCAGTATTTCTGCTTCGGGCGGGGTTCTCCAGTTGCAAAGCGAATCGATAAAAGACAGTTGCTCCGCTTGGCAAGGTCGTGGTAGGGTGGAGCCATCGGGAGATGCATGCCATGTATGAATTCGACGTCTCAACGCTGCTATTTGCCTTTGGGTTGACGGTGTTTGCAGGCCTTGGTACCGGTGTAGGTTCGTTGATGAGTTTCTTTTCCAAGAAATTCAATCCGAAGTTCCTCGCCGCCGCCCTCGGATTTTCTGCAGGCGTCATGATTTATGT
Proteins encoded:
- a CDS encoding UDP-glucose dehydrogenase family protein, whose protein sequence is MHLTIAGTGYVGLVAGVCFAKVGHHVTCVDIDEKKVEMLNKGLSPIYETDLQEYLQEGLEKGLLHFTTNYQEAYRNPDVIFIGVGTPELPDGSANLSYVASVARQIAENVERDCLVVVKSTVPVGTNDKVEQFIKDSLVHPVRIEVASNPEFLAQGTAVHDMMHAQRIVIGVEDKHAEGFLRELYKPFNLPVVAVSRRSAEMTKYAANDFLALKISYMNDLANLCELVGANIEDVALGMSYDERIGSRFLKAGIGYGGSCFPKDTKALQYLATQYGYNLRTVSAAVDVNNEQRYKLYRKACNRMITFNGIKVAVLGLAFKAGTDDLRESPSIYNIPLLLDQGALITAFDPVAEENCKRQYQFEMQYASSVEQALTGSQVCFIFTDWPEIRSLSPSVFKQLMRTPLVYDGRNLFNPRAMLEAGVEYYSIGR
- a CDS encoding helix-turn-helix domain-containing protein; this translates as MHIEFEEEEDTLMEVQEMAWYKESKAEETPGGNLRFYRRLAHMNQTELGSKLGISKQFVSNMENGIKPISRAMALKLGSLFDVPAGRFI
- a CDS encoding mannitol dehydrogenase family protein, with the translated sequence MLGKCNLHSLDTRIKVPSYDRTTLEPHIVHLGLGHFHRSHFCYYLHQLLEQGVTDWGIEEIDLVPSHTDEIAKKQEYLYTLCSRDPAGGRQMTVIECILGYTKGWEDKRQAIALMKRPQTKLITLTITEKGYCYDNHTQALDWQHPLLQHDLHSPQDPQSAIGYLSLALFERCQENREKLTIASCDNIPSNGYVLKRCILQYCSKAFPSIVPWIEQKVAFPLSMVDRITPSTKTEDIQFVEREYGLRDEWLVVSEDFLQWVIEPRGLDGLPPFEKAGALVTKDVEAFETMKIRLLNGSHSALAYPALLSGYAYVDEALADATLRSFIRDRYMCEVGDTLLPIPGYDFEAYKDQLIERFSNPYCSDTLLRLAQDGSKKFANALVPALRIALEKGLPHKVMVCTLALWAHFLRRHASLVDDQACEALIKAVSLLDLDVKPFFGLIGLAGEQYDVLQPLFQSYLALIETEGVKHVLTHFQS
- a CDS encoding nitrilase family protein, with the translated sequence MHNIKAASVQFRHKAGDKQANLKTITHFVEQAANKGVNLIVFPEMCITGYWHVRNLSKEEIIDLAEPVPSGSSVHYLRSLSLQYGMTIGAGLIEISEQGELYNSYVVTLSDGTVHTHRKLHTFISAHMQSGSSYTVFDIPEGVRLGVLTCYDNNIVENARITALLGAEVLLAPHQTGGCNSASPKGMKRIDVALWEERSTKEAELLSEFQGPKGRQWLMRWLPSRAHDNGMFLIFSNGVGRDDDEVRTGNAMILDPYGEILTESKAIEQDMVIAELDASLLPSSNGRRWMKARRPELYSPLSEKTGKEEDTRTVRFHYE